In Corynebacterium afermentans subsp. afermentans, a genomic segment contains:
- the alr gene encoding alanine racemase, whose translation MLRTTIDLDAIAHNTRRLREQTSAELMCVVKADAYNHGVERCVPVMEAGGADAFGVATFAEARRVRELTTKPVLAWLWDPQEELPAGVDVGVPSFTHLQSLIDAPTAPTAYLKVDTGMHRSGIDEVRWQEAFELALDAQRKGKLTVAGLMTHLSCADDPADPYTDQQAAAFRRAIAHARQVGLEVPRNHAANSPATWTRPDLHFDMVRPGVSLYGLEPVDGLDHGLKPAMTWSAPVVAVKPMRKGEATSYARTWEAPVDGFTAVIPAGYADGVQRSWQGAVEVDIAGRAYPQVGRVSMDQIVVWLGDNDAHVAAGDEAVIFGDATALANRAGTINYEVVCAPRGRTTRTYIGEGK comes from the coding sequence GTGCTGAGAACAACGATCGATCTGGACGCAATCGCGCACAACACCCGCCGCCTGCGCGAGCAAACGTCGGCGGAGCTGATGTGCGTGGTCAAGGCGGACGCCTACAACCACGGCGTCGAGCGCTGCGTGCCGGTGATGGAGGCGGGCGGCGCGGACGCGTTCGGCGTGGCCACGTTCGCGGAGGCGCGTCGGGTGCGCGAGTTGACTACGAAGCCGGTGCTGGCGTGGCTGTGGGACCCGCAGGAGGAGCTCCCGGCCGGGGTCGACGTGGGGGTTCCGTCGTTTACGCATTTGCAATCGCTTATCGACGCACCAACGGCGCCCACCGCCTACCTCAAGGTGGACACGGGGATGCACCGCTCCGGCATCGATGAGGTCCGCTGGCAGGAGGCTTTCGAGCTCGCCCTGGACGCGCAGCGCAAAGGCAAGCTCACGGTCGCGGGGCTGATGACGCACCTGAGCTGCGCCGACGACCCGGCGGACCCGTACACCGACCAGCAGGCCGCCGCGTTTCGCCGCGCGATCGCCCATGCCCGCCAGGTGGGCCTTGAGGTGCCGCGCAACCACGCGGCGAACTCGCCGGCGACCTGGACCCGACCGGACCTGCACTTCGACATGGTCCGGCCGGGGGTGAGCCTGTACGGCCTGGAGCCGGTCGATGGACTCGACCACGGGCTCAAACCCGCGATGACCTGGTCGGCGCCGGTGGTCGCGGTCAAGCCGATGCGCAAAGGCGAGGCCACCAGCTACGCGCGCACCTGGGAGGCGCCGGTGGACGGGTTCACCGCCGTCATCCCGGCGGGCTACGCGGACGGGGTGCAGCGCTCCTGGCAGGGCGCGGTGGAGGTCGACATTGCGGGCCGGGCCTACCCACAGGTGGGCCGGGTGTCCATGGATCAGATCGTGGTCTGGCTCGGCGACAACGACGCTCACGTCGCCGCGGGCGATGAGGCCGTAATTTTCGGCGACGCCACCGCGCTGGCCAACCGCGCCGGCACCATCAACTACGAGGTGGTCTGCGCCCCGCGCGGTCGCACCACCCGCACGTACATCGGGGAAGGCAAGTAG